A region of Pyxidicoccus parkwaysis DNA encodes the following proteins:
- a CDS encoding TonB-dependent receptor plug domain-containing protein: MHLRPFVLMACCVVTGAPLARAAQQEPVRETPAASSAQAPSEASVSSGPGGAEAQATLFAPLPRADAPVAAVEPEPEVEPVIPQTVVTTVEPEPEVEPVIPQTVVTATRRPRPTSGQPRAMSVVTREDLSCRSARTTPEALFESEGVFLQKTNHGGGAPILRGLYGQHVLLLVDGVRLNNGTVRSGPNQYLNTVDPFLVEQLEVVRGPGSVLYGSDALGGVINVRTFWPRFASEATPVGAVRAQAGSADESLQGHLRAGLSLQDTAVAGALTLRDFNDLRGGERVGVQRYTGYQEGDAALKVRQRLRPGLQLYLQYQGVRQEDAPRLDRSVPGDFRRFSGQERDFAHARLEHAGSGWLRRGAVEFSVHRQAEQVDRFRVSRDRLERDDVNVWTVGLRAEGEAPPVDALPGAPVPLFGAEVFHDKASSSFGRSALSGETLDFSPRPEDARYPGTPTALSAGVFGLLSSDVARPFSYHAGLRAQLHRVSLPEDARLAALFPDASVPLPVLPATTQNAVGLAGELGVRQRVADGVSVLLNLGSGFRAPNIDDYLRLGAEGPGYLVPGRNLHPEQSYTAELGTRVDRGPVGAQVFYAFTVVDGLVGNVPTLLDGQELNPDGVPYLTRQNRERADIHALEAAVSVRVLPSLTLATHATYTHTRQKRRDLTAEGQPLILEPLSRTPPLNGLVRATWEPSEMFFVEGVTRWALAQDDFSAADLLDIRTCAEVPDCARTPGFIVVHARGGARLGKRLSAALTLQNLFDATYRTHGSGVDEPGRSAVLSLEASL; encoded by the coding sequence ATGCACCTTCGCCCCTTCGTCCTGATGGCGTGCTGTGTCGTGACCGGCGCGCCCCTCGCTCGAGCCGCGCAGCAGGAGCCGGTGAGGGAGACGCCCGCCGCATCCTCCGCGCAGGCCCCTTCAGAGGCCTCGGTGTCTTCCGGACCGGGAGGAGCCGAGGCGCAGGCCACGCTCTTCGCTCCGCTCCCGCGAGCTGACGCGCCAGTCGCCGCCGTCGAGCCGGAGCCGGAGGTTGAACCGGTGATTCCGCAGACAGTGGTGACCACAGTCGAGCCGGAGCCCGAAGTAGAGCCGGTGATTCCGCAGACGGTGGTGACGGCCACGCGGCGTCCCAGGCCCACGTCGGGTCAGCCACGCGCGATGTCGGTGGTGACGCGCGAGGACCTCTCATGCCGTTCCGCGCGCACCACGCCCGAGGCGCTCTTCGAGTCGGAAGGCGTCTTCCTCCAGAAGACGAATCACGGCGGAGGCGCGCCGATTCTCCGAGGCCTCTACGGACAGCACGTGCTGCTCCTCGTAGACGGCGTGCGCCTGAACAACGGCACCGTGCGCTCGGGGCCCAACCAGTACCTCAACACGGTGGACCCGTTCCTCGTGGAGCAGCTCGAGGTGGTGCGTGGTCCAGGCTCGGTGCTGTACGGCTCGGACGCGCTGGGCGGCGTCATCAATGTGCGCACCTTCTGGCCGCGCTTCGCGTCGGAGGCCACGCCCGTCGGCGCCGTGCGAGCACAGGCAGGCAGCGCGGACGAGAGCCTGCAAGGACACCTGCGCGCGGGCCTGTCGCTCCAGGACACGGCGGTGGCCGGCGCGCTCACGCTGCGTGACTTCAATGACTTGCGCGGCGGAGAGCGCGTGGGCGTGCAGCGCTACACGGGCTACCAGGAAGGGGACGCGGCGCTGAAGGTGCGCCAGCGCCTGCGGCCAGGACTCCAGCTCTACCTCCAGTACCAAGGCGTGCGACAGGAGGACGCGCCGAGGTTGGACCGCTCGGTGCCAGGAGACTTCCGCCGCTTCAGCGGCCAGGAGCGCGACTTCGCGCACGCGAGACTGGAGCACGCGGGCTCGGGATGGCTGCGTCGAGGCGCGGTGGAATTCAGCGTGCACCGTCAGGCCGAGCAGGTGGACCGCTTCCGCGTCTCGCGAGACAGACTTGAGCGCGACGACGTGAACGTATGGACGGTGGGCCTGCGCGCAGAAGGCGAAGCGCCACCGGTGGACGCGCTGCCCGGTGCCCCCGTGCCCCTCTTCGGAGCGGAGGTCTTCCACGACAAGGCGTCGAGCTCCTTCGGGCGCAGCGCGCTGTCGGGAGAGACACTGGACTTCTCACCCAGGCCCGAGGACGCGCGCTACCCGGGCACGCCCACGGCGCTGTCGGCCGGAGTCTTCGGCCTGCTGTCGAGCGACGTGGCTCGGCCCTTCTCGTACCACGCGGGCCTGCGTGCACAGCTCCACCGCGTGTCGCTGCCCGAGGACGCGCGGCTCGCGGCGCTGTTCCCCGATGCGAGCGTCCCGCTGCCGGTGCTGCCCGCGACGACGCAGAACGCAGTGGGCCTCGCGGGGGAGCTGGGTGTGCGGCAGCGCGTGGCGGACGGAGTCTCGGTGCTGCTCAACCTGGGCTCGGGGTTCCGCGCGCCGAACATCGACGACTACCTCCGACTCGGCGCGGAGGGCCCGGGCTATCTCGTGCCCGGAAGGAACCTGCACCCCGAGCAGTCCTACACGGCAGAGCTGGGCACGCGCGTGGACCGGGGCCCCGTGGGCGCGCAGGTCTTCTACGCCTTCACGGTGGTGGATGGGCTCGTGGGCAACGTACCGACGCTGCTGGACGGACAGGAGCTCAACCCGGACGGAGTGCCATACCTCACGCGGCAGAACCGCGAGCGCGCGGACATCCACGCGCTGGAAGCGGCGGTGTCCGTGAGAGTGCTGCCGTCGCTCACGCTGGCGACGCACGCCACGTACACGCACACGCGGCAGAAGCGGAGGGACCTCACGGCGGAGGGGCAGCCGCTCATCCTGGAGCCACTGTCCCGCACGCCACCGCTCAACGGATTGGTGCGCGCGACGTGGGAGCCGAGCGAGATGTTCTTCGTGGAAGGCGTGACGCGCTGGGCGCTGGCGCAGGATGACTTCTCGGCGGCGGACCTGCTGGACATCCGCACCTGCGCGGAGGTGCCGGACTGCGCGCGCACGCCGGGCTTCATCGTCGTCCACGCGAGGGGCGGCGCGAGACTGGGCAAGCGCCTGTCAGCGGCACTGACGCTGCAAAACCTGTTCGATGCGACGTACCGCACCCACGGCTCCGGCGTGGACGAGCCGGGCCGCTCCGCGGTGCTCTCCCTGGAGGCCTCGCTGTGA
- a CDS encoding YncE family protein, with the protein MVSPQLVGTSRSRWRARAVSLCAAVSMLAAFTAAAQVPSFIEFDSAHVRPLAISPDGTKLFAVNTPDNRLEIFNISSAGLTLAGEVPVGLEPVAVAARSNTEVWVVNHLSDSISVVSLSGTPRVVRTLLVGDEPRDIVFAGTNGYAFITTAHRGQQRTDASISSVPGAGDPQLTTASVGRADVWVFNPASLGATLGGTPLRIVTLFGDTPRGLATSPDKKTVYAAIAQSGNQTTTVNLEGVCNGFDKAGMCLVLPDTWPWGNNLMPGGLPGPSTNKEGKKAPETGLIVKWNASAGQWQDTLGRNFNNGVRLRLPDKDVFAIDADRLTETAFYTGVGTTIFNLATNPKSGAIYASNSDANNLTRFEGPGEFGGSTVQGNLAKMRITVIAGGTVSPRHLNKHIDYSKLAGKPGFDTTAKNHTLSTPTEMVVSKDGTKLYVAAFSSSKVGVFDTAALESNSFDPRTASANYIPVTGGGPSGLVLDEARNRLYVMTRFDNAVKVIDLATKGQVASAALYNPEPSSVVQGRPFLYDANFSSANGESSCASCHIFGDKDELAWDLGNPDDVVTTNPIDKRLASDLEIGLFRTFTGHPASDINGTNDENTFHPMKGPMTTQTLRGMNNQGAMHWRGDRANGFFGAAAYDEELSFKNFIVAFPGLLGRASQPTEAEMNKFTSFQLQVQLPPNPVRNLDNSLNASQQAGKNFYFGSRRVDGIAIGSDNGFNCNGCHTVDAAQGHFGTDGRSSFEGITQIVKIPHTRNMYTKVGMFGFPDNSFFTHPESGQMGDQIRGFGFTNDGAVDTLFRFFSAIVFTNTSIGGPLVGFQNDTQRRDVEAFMLASETDLAPIVGQQITLTNANASAVGPRIDLLIARAKAPFVSKILGGSTYEADLVASAAVANRVKGFLFDRVAGTWKPDDGGANITTAALRALANTAGQEVTFTAVPPGSGTRIALDRNLDGRLDGQ; encoded by the coding sequence ATGGTGAGTCCCCAGCTAGTGGGCACGAGCAGGAGTCGCTGGCGTGCTCGAGCCGTTTCGTTGTGCGCCGCCGTGTCGATGTTGGCTGCCTTCACCGCCGCCGCGCAGGTGCCCTCGTTCATCGAGTTCGACAGCGCGCACGTGCGTCCTCTGGCCATCTCACCGGACGGAACGAAGCTGTTCGCGGTCAACACGCCGGACAACCGGCTGGAGATCTTCAACATCAGCAGCGCCGGCCTGACGCTCGCCGGCGAGGTGCCGGTGGGCCTGGAGCCCGTCGCCGTCGCCGCGCGCAGCAACACCGAGGTCTGGGTGGTGAACCACCTCTCGGACAGCATCAGCGTGGTGAGCCTGAGCGGCACGCCGCGCGTGGTGCGCACGCTGCTCGTAGGTGACGAGCCGCGCGACATCGTGTTCGCGGGCACCAACGGATATGCCTTCATCACCACCGCGCACCGCGGCCAACAGCGCACGGACGCGTCCATCTCCAGCGTCCCCGGCGCGGGTGACCCGCAGCTGACCACCGCCAGCGTGGGCCGCGCGGACGTCTGGGTGTTCAACCCGGCCTCGCTGGGCGCGACGCTCGGCGGCACGCCGCTGCGCATCGTGACGCTCTTCGGTGACACGCCGCGCGGGCTTGCCACCAGCCCGGACAAGAAGACCGTCTATGCGGCCATCGCCCAGTCCGGCAACCAGACCACCACCGTCAACCTGGAAGGTGTCTGCAACGGCTTCGACAAGGCGGGCATGTGCCTCGTCCTCCCGGACACCTGGCCCTGGGGCAACAACCTGATGCCGGGCGGCCTGCCCGGGCCGTCCACGAACAAAGAGGGCAAGAAGGCGCCGGAGACGGGCCTCATCGTCAAGTGGAACGCCTCCGCCGGACAGTGGCAGGACACGCTCGGCCGCAACTTCAACAACGGCGTGCGCCTCCGCCTGCCGGACAAGGACGTGTTCGCCATCGACGCGGACCGCCTGACGGAGACGGCCTTCTACACGGGCGTGGGCACCACCATCTTCAACCTCGCCACCAACCCGAAGTCGGGCGCCATCTACGCGTCCAACAGCGACGCCAACAACCTGACCCGCTTCGAGGGCCCGGGTGAGTTCGGCGGCAGCACGGTGCAGGGCAACCTCGCGAAGATGCGCATCACCGTCATCGCCGGTGGCACCGTCAGCCCGCGCCACCTCAACAAGCACATCGACTACTCGAAGCTGGCTGGGAAGCCGGGCTTCGACACCACGGCGAAGAACCACACCCTCTCCACGCCGACGGAGATGGTCGTCTCCAAGGACGGCACGAAGCTGTACGTGGCCGCGTTCAGCTCCAGCAAGGTCGGTGTCTTCGACACGGCGGCGCTGGAGAGCAACTCCTTCGACCCGCGCACCGCGAGCGCCAACTACATCCCCGTCACCGGCGGCGGCCCCAGCGGCCTGGTGCTGGACGAGGCGCGCAACCGCCTCTACGTGATGACCCGCTTCGACAACGCGGTGAAGGTCATCGACCTCGCCACCAAGGGCCAGGTGGCCTCGGCGGCGCTGTACAACCCGGAGCCGTCCTCCGTCGTGCAGGGCCGCCCGTTCCTCTACGACGCCAACTTCTCGTCGGCCAACGGCGAGTCGTCCTGCGCGAGCTGCCACATCTTCGGCGACAAGGACGAGCTGGCCTGGGACCTGGGCAACCCGGATGACGTCGTGACGACCAACCCCATCGACAAGCGCCTCGCGAGCGACCTGGAGATTGGCCTGTTCCGCACCTTCACCGGTCACCCGGCCTCGGACATCAACGGTACGAACGACGAGAACACGTTCCACCCGATGAAGGGCCCCATGACGACGCAGACCCTGCGCGGCATGAACAACCAGGGCGCCATGCACTGGCGCGGTGACCGCGCGAACGGCTTCTTCGGCGCCGCCGCGTACGACGAGGAGCTGTCGTTCAAGAACTTCATCGTCGCCTTCCCCGGGCTGCTGGGCCGCGCCTCGCAGCCGACGGAGGCGGAGATGAACAAGTTCACCAGCTTCCAGCTCCAGGTGCAGTTGCCCCCGAACCCCGTCCGCAACCTGGACAACTCGCTCAACGCCTCGCAGCAGGCCGGAAAGAATTTCTACTTCGGCAGCCGCCGCGTGGATGGCATCGCGATTGGCTCCGACAACGGCTTCAACTGCAATGGCTGCCATACCGTCGACGCGGCGCAGGGTCACTTCGGCACGGACGGCCGGTCGAGCTTCGAGGGAATCACGCAGATCGTGAAGATTCCCCACACGCGCAACATGTACACGAAGGTCGGCATGTTCGGCTTCCCGGACAACAGCTTCTTCACGCACCCCGAGTCGGGACAGATGGGCGACCAGATTCGTGGCTTCGGCTTCACGAACGACGGCGCGGTGGACACGCTGTTCCGCTTCTTCAGCGCCATCGTGTTCACGAACACGAGCATCGGTGGACCGCTGGTGGGCTTCCAGAACGACACCCAGCGCCGCGACGTGGAGGCCTTCATGCTGGCGTCTGAGACCGACCTGGCGCCCATCGTGGGCCAGCAGATCACCCTCACCAACGCCAACGCCTCCGCGGTGGGTCCCCGCATCGACCTGCTGATTGCCCGCGCCAAGGCGCCGTTCGTGTCGAAGATCCTCGGCGGCAGCACCTACGAGGCGGACCTGGTGGCGAGCGCGGCGGTGGCGAACCGCGTGAAGGGCTTCCTGTTCGACCGCGTGGCTGGCACGTGGAAGCCGGATGACGGCGGCGCGAACATCACCACGGCGGCGCTCCGCGCGCTGGCGAACACGGCCGGCCAGGAGGTGACGTTCACCGCGGTGCCTCCGGGCTCCGGCACGCGCATCGCGCTCGACCGGAACCTGGACGGCAGGCTCGACGGTCAGTAG
- a CDS encoding LuxR C-terminal-related transcriptional regulator, with protein sequence MPSLRNAPGNRLSQTGSAASSGEPLSHLLPTKLSPPQTASVLVTRDAALRKVDEGIRGKLVLVTAPLGSGKTTLLTQWYREARVPHLLAWLSLDEQDNAPERFFSYLVGAIRRVAPDFDAYSTSELDHATSVLLRSLWNLGRELVVVLDDFHALRERSLVRAFSYLMDHSPPHVHWVVSSRHVPELDLAKLKLTEQLVTLDGRDLSLDGEAIRELGQRMCGAALTSEDVDYLTSRTEGWVAGVKLALLSAGEHASVSDALRKAIGSNHDVARYLADAVLREQAEDVRAFLVQSSVVEHLNGELCNALLGITHAPALLANLERAQLFIQPLDTEHRWYRYHPLFLDVLRTQLACDFGDRVSRLHHAASRWFAEHQMPDEALTHAFASGDRSWCLELTARSVEAWMREGEIGSVLEWTAKLTADEIIRSPAICVGHIACLILSRRFTHATTALEDAQRGLETAYAATDPERERLSKRLAHLSLLHTVLSDSAPDSGIELDPSAEEPDVFVASAVLAAKAYQALRMNRFDAMRRLALSARETLQGLNSPFLTGYSDVLVALADSAQGNMKDAAERCEEAYERARSGRRNPVWVNAATALAKARYEQNRLDEAEALCVEVLPLLPQATVFETFSLAYFLLARIKTIRGKYAEAYRLLDYLHSVLECSNQARFLAHVCVEKIRLYLVEQSPARMRVVAQEFELGERMRRGEWSEKRFYDETWEQLGLAQAWVLMSRGRQGKALAILETLRASAHDVGYVSREAALLAAIAVCHWRAGDAPAAFAALNRGFALVQRFGFGRSVFDETPGLQEVIVAAATQRKLSFALPEKYTARYQDLLSVGDSMPAEFAAPPSAPLEPLTERELQMLKLLAQGLSNQEISERSNVALSTTKWHLRNVFAKLEVTTRTAAIVKAQERLQRNL encoded by the coding sequence ATGCCGAGCCTTCGAAACGCACCTGGGAATCGTCTCTCGCAGACGGGCTCCGCGGCCTCCTCCGGAGAGCCGCTGTCGCATCTGCTGCCCACGAAGCTCTCACCGCCGCAGACAGCCTCGGTGCTGGTGACGCGCGACGCCGCGCTGCGCAAGGTGGACGAGGGCATCCGGGGGAAGCTGGTGCTGGTGACGGCGCCGCTCGGCTCGGGCAAGACGACGCTGCTGACGCAGTGGTACCGCGAGGCGCGCGTCCCGCACCTGCTGGCCTGGCTGTCATTGGACGAGCAGGACAACGCGCCCGAGCGCTTCTTCTCGTATCTGGTGGGCGCCATCCGCCGCGTCGCGCCGGACTTCGACGCGTACAGCACCAGCGAGCTGGACCATGCGACGTCCGTCCTGCTGCGCAGCCTGTGGAACCTGGGCCGCGAGCTGGTGGTGGTGCTGGACGACTTCCATGCGCTGCGCGAGCGCTCCCTCGTGCGGGCCTTCTCGTACCTGATGGACCACTCTCCGCCGCACGTGCACTGGGTCGTCTCGTCGCGCCACGTGCCGGAACTGGATTTGGCGAAGCTGAAGCTCACCGAGCAGCTCGTCACGCTGGACGGGCGTGACTTGAGCCTGGACGGAGAGGCCATCCGCGAATTGGGCCAGCGCATGTGCGGCGCGGCGCTCACGTCGGAGGACGTGGACTACCTCACCTCGCGCACGGAGGGCTGGGTGGCCGGCGTGAAGCTGGCGCTCCTGTCCGCGGGCGAGCACGCGAGCGTGAGCGACGCGCTGAGGAAGGCCATCGGCTCCAACCACGACGTGGCGCGGTACCTCGCGGACGCGGTGCTGCGCGAGCAGGCCGAAGACGTGCGCGCGTTCCTGGTGCAGAGCTCGGTGGTGGAGCACCTCAACGGCGAGCTGTGCAACGCGCTGCTGGGCATCACCCACGCCCCCGCGCTGCTGGCGAACCTGGAGCGGGCGCAGTTGTTCATCCAGCCGCTGGACACCGAGCACCGCTGGTATCGCTATCACCCGCTGTTCCTGGACGTGCTGCGCACGCAGCTCGCATGTGACTTCGGAGACCGCGTGTCCCGGCTGCACCACGCGGCGAGCCGGTGGTTCGCCGAGCACCAGATGCCGGACGAGGCGCTCACGCACGCGTTCGCCTCGGGAGACAGGAGCTGGTGCCTGGAGCTCACCGCGCGCAGCGTGGAGGCGTGGATGCGCGAGGGCGAGATTGGCTCCGTGCTCGAGTGGACGGCGAAGCTGACGGCGGACGAAATCATCCGCTCTCCCGCCATCTGCGTGGGACACATCGCGTGTCTCATCCTGTCGCGCCGCTTCACGCACGCGACCACGGCGCTGGAGGACGCGCAGCGCGGCCTGGAGACGGCGTACGCGGCCACGGACCCGGAGCGCGAGCGCCTGTCGAAGCGGCTCGCGCACCTCTCGCTGCTGCACACCGTCCTGTCCGACTCGGCGCCGGACTCCGGCATCGAGTTGGACCCGTCGGCCGAGGAGCCGGACGTCTTCGTCGCGAGCGCGGTGCTGGCGGCGAAGGCGTACCAGGCGCTCCGGATGAACCGGTTCGATGCGATGCGCCGGCTCGCGCTGAGCGCGCGGGAGACGCTTCAAGGGCTCAACAGCCCCTTCCTCACGGGCTACTCGGACGTCCTCGTCGCCCTGGCGGACAGCGCCCAGGGGAACATGAAGGACGCGGCGGAGCGCTGCGAGGAGGCCTATGAGCGCGCGAGGAGCGGCCGGCGCAACCCGGTGTGGGTGAACGCGGCGACGGCGCTGGCCAAGGCCCGCTACGAGCAGAACCGGCTGGACGAGGCCGAGGCGCTCTGCGTGGAAGTCCTCCCGCTCCTGCCGCAGGCCACGGTGTTCGAGACCTTCTCGCTCGCGTACTTCCTGCTGGCCCGCATCAAGACGATTCGCGGGAAGTACGCGGAGGCGTACCGGCTGCTGGACTACCTGCACAGCGTGCTCGAGTGCAGCAACCAGGCGCGCTTCCTGGCCCACGTGTGCGTGGAGAAGATTCGCCTCTACCTCGTGGAGCAGTCGCCCGCGCGGATGCGGGTGGTGGCACAGGAGTTCGAGCTGGGCGAGCGGATGCGGCGCGGGGAGTGGAGCGAGAAGCGCTTCTACGACGAGACGTGGGAGCAATTGGGGCTCGCGCAGGCGTGGGTGCTGATGTCGCGCGGGAGGCAGGGCAAGGCGCTCGCGATTCTGGAGACGCTGCGCGCCAGCGCGCACGACGTGGGCTACGTGTCCCGCGAGGCAGCGCTCCTGGCGGCCATCGCCGTGTGTCACTGGAGGGCAGGGGATGCGCCGGCGGCCTTCGCCGCGCTGAACCGGGGCTTCGCGCTGGTGCAGCGCTTCGGCTTCGGGCGCAGCGTGTTCGACGAGACGCCCGGCCTGCAGGAGGTCATCGTCGCGGCCGCCACGCAGCGCAAGCTGAGCTTCGCGCTGCCGGAGAAGTACACCGCGCGGTACCAGGACCTGCTGTCGGTGGGAGACAGCATGCCGGCTGAGTTCGCCGCGCCGCCCAGCGCGCCCCTGGAGCCGCTCACGGAGCGCGAGCTCCAGATGCTCAAGCTGCTCGCGCAGGGGCTCAGCAACCAGGAGATCAGCGAGCGCTCCAACGTGGCGCTGTCCACCACCAAGTGGCACCTGCGCAATGTCTTCGCCAAGCTGGAGGTGACGACGCGCACCGCCGCCATCGTGAAGGCCCAGGAGCGGCTTCAACGCAACCTGTGA
- a CDS encoding DUF202 domain-containing protein, which yields MDSAQLTLENTHMAATRTLLSLVRTGASIAGGGALVTQLLVKEWPRWVVVALSSAFVILGYWLMWSALKQGRRLRARIEGEQRGEAFLMPLRQVTAWTVALQLLIAMVLALYIIR from the coding sequence ATGGACTCCGCTCAACTCACGCTCGAAAACACCCACATGGCGGCGACGCGGACGCTGCTCTCGTTGGTGAGGACGGGAGCGAGCATCGCGGGCGGAGGCGCGCTCGTCACCCAGCTGCTCGTCAAGGAGTGGCCCCGCTGGGTGGTGGTCGCGCTCTCCTCCGCCTTCGTCATCCTGGGGTACTGGCTGATGTGGTCGGCCCTGAAGCAGGGCCGGCGGCTGCGCGCGCGCATCGAGGGCGAGCAGCGCGGAGAGGCCTTCCTCATGCCGCTCCGGCAGGTCACTGCCTGGACGGTGGCCCTGCAGCTGCTGATTGCCATGGTGCTGGCGCTCTACATCATCCGGTGA
- a CDS encoding ABC transporter permease, with protein MKSLLNILWLGVKELRSLLSDVVMVVFVVYAFTLAIYVQATGTSSEVNNASIAFVDEDGSALSKELLNAFYPPRFKLPDTITPEEVQPAMDRGQYLFVVMIPPRFEHDLRAGRNPDVQVNIDATAMQQAGIGAGYIRNIITDRISSFLQRTEQTGPKPVNLVIRKLFNPNGVSSWFKSVVAIINQITLLTVVLTGAAVIREREHGTLEHLLVMPLTSFEIAMAKVWANSLVILVATGASLFLVVDMVLKVPFAGSVTLWFLGVVLYLFFATALGIFLGTISRSMAQFALLIILVVLVLMLLSGGSTPVESQPRWLQYVTYLLPARHFVSFSQVIIYRGGGLWAVWRQFLMVAAVGVAFFVYSLSLFRKSIAVSK; from the coding sequence GTGAAATCGCTGCTCAACATCCTCTGGCTCGGGGTCAAGGAGCTGCGCAGCCTGCTGAGCGACGTGGTGATGGTCGTCTTCGTCGTCTACGCGTTCACCCTGGCCATCTACGTCCAGGCCACGGGCACCTCGAGCGAGGTGAACAACGCCTCGATTGCCTTCGTGGACGAGGACGGGTCGGCGCTGTCCAAGGAATTGCTCAACGCCTTCTACCCTCCCCGCTTCAAGCTGCCCGACACCATCACCCCCGAAGAAGTCCAGCCGGCCATGGACCGGGGGCAGTACCTCTTCGTCGTGATGATTCCGCCGCGCTTCGAGCACGACCTGCGCGCGGGCCGCAACCCGGACGTCCAGGTGAACATCGATGCCACCGCCATGCAGCAGGCGGGCATCGGGGCCGGCTACATCCGGAACATCATCACCGACCGCATCTCGTCGTTCTTGCAGCGCACGGAGCAGACGGGGCCGAAGCCCGTCAACCTGGTCATCCGCAAGCTCTTCAACCCCAACGGGGTGTCCTCGTGGTTCAAGAGCGTGGTGGCCATCATCAACCAGATTACGCTGCTGACCGTGGTGCTGACGGGCGCCGCCGTCATCCGCGAGCGGGAGCACGGCACGCTGGAGCACCTGCTGGTGATGCCGCTGACCTCGTTCGAGATTGCGATGGCGAAGGTCTGGGCCAACAGCCTCGTGATTCTGGTGGCGACCGGGGCCTCGCTCTTCCTCGTCGTCGACATGGTGCTGAAGGTGCCGTTCGCGGGCTCGGTGACGCTGTGGTTCCTGGGCGTCGTGCTCTACCTGTTCTTCGCCACGGCGCTCGGCATCTTCCTGGGGACGATTTCCCGCTCCATGGCGCAGTTCGCGCTGCTCATCATCCTGGTGGTGCTCGTGCTGATGCTGCTGTCGGGCGGCAGCACGCCCGTGGAGAGCCAGCCGAGGTGGCTGCAGTACGTCACGTACCTGCTGCCGGCCCGGCACTTCGTCAGCTTCTCGCAGGTCATCATCTACCGCGGCGGTGGCCTGTGGGCCGTGTGGCGCCAGTTCCTGATGGTGGCCGCGGTGGGCGTGGCGTTCTTCGTCTACAGCCTGTCGCTCTTCCGGAAGTCCATCGCGGTGAGCAAGTAG